The DNA window GATAGTGAACACGACAGTTGCGCGTCTTAATGGACGTAGAGTAACTCATTTGGCAGTTTGCACTAATCATTGAACCATCCGGTCCGAAACTCCTTTAATTTCTCCCCCCACATAAGTCCCCGGTGGTGAGAATGAAGATCCACTACGAGTGCTTTGCCTGCGCCGCCAACCAGTGCCAGAGGATAGTCGAGATGGGGACAGATGACCTCGAACTGCGGAAGAAGGGCGTCATCGAGGCGGCCAAGCTGATGGCGAACATCAGTGAAGACTCCGTTCCGGCGATCTTCGGGAGTGAGGTCTTCCTCGGCGTTTATAAGGTAATAGGCAACGACGACCCGTTCAGAGAGTACAAGGAGCTCTCCAACAGGCTCGCGCAGAGAGTCGTGAGCGACCTCGAAAAGGAGAGAATAGACCTCAGAACGGCCCTAAAGCTCGCCATCATTGGGAACGTGATAGACTTCGCGGTCGGCTACTCTCCGGAAAAGATAGAGGATGACGTTAAGGAGATGCTTCAGGAAGAGCTTTACATCGACCATTCAGAGGAGCTTTTTGAGGCCCTCAAAAGCGCGGAGACTCTCCTCTACCTAACGGACAACTGCGGGGAGATTTACTTTGACAGGCTGTTCCTGAAAAAGCTCAAAGAGGCCTTCCCGCACCTTGAAATCTACATAGCGGGCAAGGAAGGGCCGATAATAAACGACGCAACGGTCGAAGACCTGAAGAGGGCTGGCTTCGAGGAGATTGGAAAGGTCGTCTCGACGGGAACGAGGATCGTTGGGGTCCCGCTTGACAGGGTTTCAGATGAGTTCAGGTCGATCTTTGAGAACGTCGACGTGATAATCGCGAAGGGACAGGGGAACTTTGAGACGCTGAGCAAGATAGAGGACGAGAGGGTCTTCTACCTGCTCAAGGCGAAGTGCAGGCCGATAGCGAGGGAGCTGGGGGTGCCGCAGGGAGCTATGGTTTGCATAAGGGCTAGGTAGGCCGTTTCTCCTCTTTTGATCGACCACATCCGCGAGGGGGTCTTGATGGGACGGAGGAGTTCCTTAGGGGGTTTAGCATTTTCTTCCTGCACACTGGCGGATGTTGAATGCGATATTAAACGGCCTTCGGAATTGAATAATTCCCCGAGCTAAAGGGGACAAAACCCTAAGTCCTGGACTTCGGTACTTTCTTTAGGGGGATCATTGTGGCGAAGTTGAGATAGTCATAAGGGTGAAGGTGCCCGAAGAGTTCAAGGATGTTGTGACGAGGAGGATCGCCGTTGATGCCGCCAAGGAGGTGGAGAGGCGGGCAAGAATGACCAAGGAGTTCATGGAGGTGCTTAGCAGGGTCTCCGTTGATGAGAAGGCTGAAAAGCTCAGGGAGGAGTTCGGGAAGGCCCTTGCAAAACGCTACGGGACAAGAAGCTTATGGAATCCATCAAGGAGAAGATAAAAATTCTAACGCTGAAAGAAGCCCTGGAGCTTGTCTGACCTCGGCGGCAACCTAATAAGGGTTAAATTCGAATTCAAGCAATGAAACATCGATAAATGCAGGTTCGTGAGGGGGTAAAAATGCTCATAAAGCCGACCAAATACAGGGATGACCCAAAGATGGAAGAATTCCTTGACGAATTCTTTATAACAGGCGAAGGCGCTGCAAAAATGTGGGGACAACTCCTAGAATATACTCACCCAGAAGGAAGAAAAGCACTCGAAAAATACGCTGGACGCTGATCCGCATGATATACTCAACATCTTGCTATGGGAAGATGTAGATAAACGTCTAATGTCGTGGAAGCACAACAGCGAAGATCCGCTTGGAATCAACTGGGATTCTATTAAAACGGCGCTCAAGGAGAGTGAAGATGCCGAAGAGCTTCTGGGAAGAAAGGTAACGGACGAGGACCTGCAAAAGCTGGAGGAAATAGCGAAGGTCACGGCAAAACTCGTGGATGCGTGGGTACCAGACGACGAAGAGAGGGCAAAGGCATGGCTGGATCTTGGAAAAAATTACAACGACCTAAAGGAGTTCATAGAAGAATGGGCAAAAGACCCTGAGAAGACGTTCCAGTACCTGAACGAGCTAAGGAATGTGATGTACAGGTACATAAAGAAGAAGGGGCTCCAGCCTGTGGGGAGCGTGCCACCTGAGATGGGGAACCTGAGCGAAATTAGAACTATGCTCGAGGAGATCCTCAGGAGGCTGGAGGGAATAGAGAGGAGAATAGAGGCTATAGAAGAGGCCCTGAGGGATAAACGCGGGTGAAACATCCAGAGACTGGAACCCCAGAAGAGGGCTCGCGGGAAAAGGCTTAAATAGTTATAGGATGAGTATAATACCATGCCAATAACTTTCATTGACAGGGAGAAAGAACTCGCCTTCATGGAGTCCCTCTGGCAAAAGGAGAACTCCTTCCTTCCAATCTACGGCAGGAGGAGGGTTGGAAAGACCCGCTTAGTTAAGGAGTTCATCAGAGGAAAGCCTTCAATCTACTATCTCGCAAGGAACAGCACCTACCGAGACAACCTGCTCGAGTTCTCAAGAGTGGCTCTTGAGGCCTATCCGGGTTCCTACCTTACACCCTCTTCCTTCTCAAGCTTCGTCGATGTCTTCAGGTATCTTAGCGAGAAGGGGAAGCTCATCGTGGTCATTGACGAGTTCCCCTACCTAATCCAGTCCGAGAAAAAGGTTCTGAGCGAGTTCCAGTACATAGTGGACGAAATCGTTAGGAACTCTAAGATTCACCTCATCCTCGTCGGTTCAAGCGTCGGCATGATGGAGGAGCACGTCCTGAGCCAGAAGAGCCCCCTCTACGGGCGGAGGGACGGCCAGATAAGGCTTCAGCCGCTGGACTTCTTCAGCTCCTGGAAGCTATTGGGCATCAACGTGGAGGAGGCCGTAAGGATATATGGGATAACGGGGGGAATTCCCGCCTACCTTCTTCTCTTCAACAGCTTTGAGGACGTTAAGAGGGTCGTCTTCACAAAGCAGGGCTTCCTCTACGCGGAGGGGGACTTCCTCCTGTCGAGCGAGCTGAGGGAGCCGAGGGTCTACAAGCTGATCCTCAAGGCCGTTGCCGAGGGGAGGAGGCGCTTCAACGAGATAAGCACTTTCACAGGAATCCCGCGCTCGAACCTCTTCAAGTACGTAGAGATTCTTGAGAGGCTCGGCTTCCTTAGGCGGGAGGTTCCCGTAACTGCCCGGCCGAAGACCAAGAACACACGCTATGCAATAGCGGACAACTACATGGCCTTCTACTTCCGCTTCGTCGAGAGGTACAGGAACGAAATCGAGCTTGAGAGTCTCGACTTCTGGGAGGAGTTCCTCGAGGATTACAACCGCTACCTTGGGGAGGTTTTCGAAGGGATTGCCAGGGAGTTCCTTCTGAGGCTGAACAAGAGGGGAGAGCTTCCCTTCAGGTTTACCAAGATCGGAAGATGGTGGCACAAGGGAGAGGAGATCGACCTCGTTTCTCTCAACGATCGAGAGAGGAAGGCGCTCTTCGTCGAGGTCAAGTGGAAAGGGCTGGAAGAGAGGGAAGCGCGGGGGATTCTGAAGGACGTGGAGAGGAAGGCGGAGCTGGTCGGGCTTGACGGCTGGGAGAAGCGTTACGGACTGGTCGCCAAAAAAGTCGAGAGGAAGGAAGGGCCAAGAAAGGAGGGCTGGCTGGTCTGGGACTTGGAGGACTTCGAGCGGTTGAGGGAGTAATCACTCGTGTTGATGTGCACTTTGACAACTGATAGAGGGTTTTAGAATGGACATTAGGCCCTCTGCGAGAGCCCAATAGCCCAACACACAATTGAACCAACCTCGTTCAACTACACCTTACTTACGTCGCCCTCTTCTCATCCTCCGGGAACTTCCAGTTCTTCGTTATTTTCGTCACGTTCCTCACAAGGGCCTTTTCCTCTGGATACTTCGACACAAGCTCCTCAAGGAAGGAGATAAGCTCGTCGTAGGCTGGTTTGTCTATCGGGAACGGAACTCTGTCCTTCCCTCCCACCGCGTAGGCGAACTTGAACGGGTCGGGAGGGTGAGTGACCGGATCCTTCCAGCTCGGGTGCACATCGTACACCAGCTCAAGAACCAGCGAGAGGGCCCTGAGCGTGCTCGGCCCGAGGCCCTTCAAAAGCAGGAACTCCTCGTAGTTGCTGACGCTCAGCTCCCTGGCGAACTCCAAGGCCCGCTTGTTGAGCTCAAACCTTCCAAGGCTCTCGTAGCGCTTTATCAGGTCTTTCTCCCACGGCTCCCTCGGTTTGTAATAAATCAGTGGCCGGTAGCCCTTTGCGATGGCTTTTAGACTTTCGAGCTCCCGCTCTATCTTTACCGGACTCTCCTGGACAACGTCGAGGAGCGTCTTCTGATACTCTCTAGCTTCCCCTGAGACCGTGTTGAGGGCGAACTCCCTCTGCAGGCCGGCGATTGCCTTGTGGGGGTCGAGTGTGAATGTTTCGGCATCGAACCAGTGGAAGCGCCTCGCCATCCTCTCCCTCTCGTTCATCCCCTGCTGAATGACAGCCCAGTTGCCTTCCTCATCGAGAAAGAAGACGTGGTGGTAGAGCTGGTAGTCCGTCTGGAGTGCTACCGTATCGACCTTGGCAACCAGGCGGGAGGTTCTCACGTACGGCTCCGGGTCGAGTTCGTAAAGAGAGGCTATCCTCTTCAGCTCCTCCGGTGTTGCACGGCTCTTCTTTCCCTTTCCACCGGCCGCTTTAACTCCGAGCTCCTCCTTCCAGAGGGCATCCTTTATCATTCCCGCAGTTACAGTTGTCGAGCCGGAGGAGTCCCAGTCCATACCTATGAGGTTGTTAAAGGCGTGGAACCACACAGGGTCGGAGAGCCTCTCTAGGAGGCCCTTCGTCCCGTACTCCTCCACCGCGAGAAGGAGGACTAACCTAGTGAGCTTCCTCATCCTCTGGGCAAGCCACGCTGGGACGTGCCCGCCGTGGAGGGGCAGGTCAGCAATGTTCCTCATCGGTTCTGCTTTATACTTCCGGTGTTTTAACCTTTGCTGGAATGGACGGGAATGTTCTCCAATGACTTTTAATTTCCCCATGTCCTCGATGGAAAGCCTTTTATCCTCCTCGTTTCGATTCTCCTCGCAGGCTAATCCAATGGAGGGTTGAGGATGGGAGTTGAAAAGGTCCCGAAGTACGACATTCCTGTCAAGAAGGTTGAGTACGTTTTCATCGAGCTCGACAAGATGAAGCCCCACGAACAGCTCGTCCAGAAGGAGCTTGAGGCTTTTATAGAGAGCGTTACCGGCTCAGGGATATTCTGGAAGCCCATGCTCCTCGCGAAGGTTCCCGGCGAGGACATGTACCTCATCGTTGACGGTCACCACCGCTGGGCCGGCCTCCAGAAGCTCGGGGCAAAGAGGGCCCCGTCGGTTATCCTGGACTACTTCAGCGACGACGTGAAGGTCTACACCTGGTACCCTGCCTTCAAGGGCGACCTCAACGAGGTGGTTGAGAGGCTCAAGGAGGAAGGCCTTGAGGTCATCGAGGATCCGGAGGCTGAGGAGAAGGCCGAGAGGGGAGAGATAGCCTTCGCCCTCGTCGGCGAGAAGAGCTTCGCCATACCCGGTTCCCTCGAGGAGCAGAAGAAGGTCAGCAAGGTTCTCGACGAGATGAGCGTTGAAGGCAGGATAGAGCTCATCTACTACGGCCTCAAGGAGGATGCGAGGGAGGACATGGCCAAGGGCGAGATAGACTACGTCTTCATCAGGAAAGCTCCAACGAAGGAAGAAGTCATGGAGCTCGTCAAGCGCGGCGAGGTTTATTCACCTAAGACCACGAGGCACGTCCTTCCATTCATCCCAGACATGATCGACGTTAAGCTAGAGGAGCTCTTCTGATCTCTTTCATTTTTAAGCCGATACCTCCCGATGATGACGGATCAACCGGCTGAACGGTGACGAAATCGGTCTTGTCTGAGGGTACCTACACAAGTACTTACAAAAAAGAGATTTAAAACTTCGTCACGGACACTATAACAGTGATGTGTATGCTGAGGGTGTTTAGACCAATAATGAGGATGTCAAAGGAGGATAAATCCGATAATTTGTATCACTTTAAGATAGTTCACTCACTCGATGAAATCCCAGAGGAGAGAGCCGTGGTAATAGGGAGGGCGGGCATGAAAGTCCCAAGAAGATGGAAGCTAATACCAGTTAGCTCGGTTAAGGGATACTTTGGACCCAGAGAACTTCACAGGATCCTTGAAGGCATTGTCGAGCACCTGAAGCATGACCCCGATGTGCCCATCGTCATCGCCTGCCCGGAGTACCTCGCGATTTACAACGGTTTCGAGAGCGTCCTTAAGTTCCTCCATCTCGTTAGGGACTACGCCATACTAACCGGCGGGCGGATCTACCTTGTAACAGATCCGATGGCCTGGGATCCAAGACAGATCGCCCTTCTCCGCGGGCTGGAAAGCTAAAAACGTTTCTTTGGCTTTAACAACCTTTCCCTCAAAAGGCAAGAGAGGTAATGAGAATCAAAGCTCACCCTTCTCCCTCAGCATCGCCAGATAGCTCGTGAAGGCTCCCGTAGAGATGGTATCACCAAGACCAACTGTTGACACCGGGTTCTGGACGAGCCTCGTCGGGATTATTACGAGCTTGTACTCCCTTGTCCTCAGCTTCCTCTTTGCCTCTTCAAAGCGTAGCTTGACGTGCTCGCCGCGCTCGTTGTAGGGGACGTTCATGCCAACGCTTATCTGGTCGGGGGACATTATGTCGCCGAGGGAAGCCCTCGAAGCGGCGAGGGTCGTCGCGAGCTCGAGGCTCTGCCTCAGCTCCGCCTCGCTCAGCGGGTTGTCGGCGTGGGCGATGTACATGATGTAATATATCGTGTGTATCTGGAGCAACTCAAGGTTCATCTCGTCGATGAGAATCTTCCCGCCAAGGGCGGCATCCTCGATGCGGTTGTAGGTGAATATCCTCTCGGCGAGCCTGTCGTAGCCCAGAGCGCTGAGAACGTAGGCTATCTCCGCCTCGTCCATCCCAACGCTGTCCACGAGCGGGAAGAGGTTGTATATCACCTTCTTCCTCAGCTCGCGGTTCTGAATTGAGGCGAACTCAAGGTGAACTTTGACGTCCTTCTCTCGCTTGAGCAGGAGTATGTCCTTTTTCGCTTCCCTGAGGTAGTAGTTGGCGTCCTTTCCGTCGGAATATCTTAGTTTTATGCCCTGATAGCCCGACAGGATAGCACCGTCAACGCGCTGGCCGATCTCGGGAAGGAAGGGCTTCAGCTCCGGCTCGGTGTATATCCTTATGCTCTCGAAGCGCGCCGAAACAATGAACCTGCCGGAGAATGGGACGGTTATCGTCTCGTTTCCGAGTCTGAAAGTCGTTCCGGCCCTGAACTCAAAAATCCTGTTCACCTTAACCGGATCGTTCTCGCGGTATGCCTCCCAGGGGTGCTTGAGAACCAGCTTTCCGTCCTCGACAACAGGATAGAAAAGGTTTGGCTTCTTAACGAACATCTCTGCCTGCCTCTTGGCCAGGTGGGGGGTGTACACGAGAACTTCTTTGAAGTCGAGGTTGGCCAGAAGGTTTGCTATAATTCCCGCCTGGCCGCCCATCCTCTCAACGTCGTACTTAAAGTGGGAGTCAAACCACGCCTGTAGCTCCTCGTTTACAAGGGGCACTGCCATCGGCTTTCCAGTCTTGAGGGCGTGGACGAGCCTTGCAACGAAGTCAAGGGGCTCGTTTATCTCCCTCGGGTACTCGTCAATCCTTTTCTTCACTGCCTCGGCACCGAACTCGTCTATCAGCCTCTGGACTGTCTCGCCGTTTAGATAGACTATCGTGTCAACGTTCGTGTTGTAAGCTGTGAACATCGAAAGTTTCCTAGCCTTCTCAAGGAGCTCCCTGACCATGTGTATCACCCTCAGTGACTAACGATGTTGAAACGGCAGCCAGTCTTAAAAGAGTTTCGGGAAGTTGAAGAAAGACATGGGAAGGTCAATACTCAGTAAAAAGCCTTCCCAGCTCTGGAATCCTCTCCATGATGTCCATCTCCCTCAGGGCGAGCCAGAGAGAGGCCTGGTTGCTCGTAACGACCGGGACGCTGAGGTCTTCCTCAAGGGCTTCAATTATCTCGAACGTCCTGAAGTTGGTGCAGCTGATGAAGATCGCATCGGCCTCATCTAAGAAGCTCGCCTTGGCCAAGCGGTAGGCCTCGTAGGGTTCGAGCCTGCCGATTTTGAGGTTGTCCTCTATGCCGAGGCCCCTAATATCTAGAACCTCGAACTCGTTGGCCTCAAGGAACTCCTTCTCGCGCTGGTTGATATCGTCGGTGTAGGGGGTTATGACAAGCAGTGACTGAGCGTCGAGGATCTTGAGGGCCTCGATAACCGCAGTGCTCGTGCTTATGACTGGAACCTTAACCTCGTCCTCTATCTTCGCCTCCAGCTCCTTCTCGTAGTCCTTGCCGCCGATGAATGAGCCGCTCGTGCACCCGTAGAGGATGAGCTCGACGTCCGCATCCCGCAACAGCTTCGCGCTCTCCACAGCTAGGGAGCTCATCTTGACGAGTTCTTCCTCAGTAACGTTCCTCAGGGGCATCCTAGAGGTATGAAGGGAAACACCTTCGGGCAGGTAATTGTGAAGCTCCATCTCCATCGTCGTGTTGGAAGACGGAACTATAAGGCCGAGCCTTCCGCGCCATCCGTACATGTTTTTTCACCTTAGAGAGTTCAGAGAGGGGGCTATTAAACCTTTGGGATAAAGGCAAAATGATGGGGATTCAAATGAGCTGATCCTAGAAAACCAGGAGAATATTGAAGTTGGGGTTATGAAGATGCTCTAAGCGAGTAGCACAAACTTTTTTATTTCTCTCCCGTTAACTATCCCGGTGGAAGAATGATAGAGTTCGTCATAGCCCTCGGCCTCGTCGGTAGCTGGCTAACAATGACATCCACGCTGTTCCTGATGCTCGGATTTGGGAAGATGTGGGGGTTAGCCGGCGTGCTGATTCTCGTGGGCTTCATCTTGATAAATCAAGACCTGAAGAAAAAGTATATGCAAACCATCGTGAACGCCACGCCGAGGGCGAGGGAGCTGGCCAGACACATCTTTGAGATGAACGAGCTGATACTGCTCTCGTCTTATATTCTCAGCCTCGTCCTCTATGAGGTCATCCAGAAGTACGTTCAAATAGTGATAAGGACTCCGATGAGGTGATGTTATGTTCAACGTGGTCATCGTGAGGTACGGCGAGATCGGGACTAAATCGAGGCAGACGAGAAGGTGGTTTGAGAACATACTCATGAACAACATCAGAGAGGCGCTGGTGAGCGAGGGGATTGACTTCAAGAAGGTAGAAGCGAAGCACGGAAGGGTCATCGTCAGGACTAACAGGGCCAAAGAAGCCCTCGAAGTTCTCACGAGGGTCTTCGGGATAGTCTCACTCTCGCCTGCTATGGAAGTCGATGCCGAGCTTGAGAAGATCAACAAGACCGCCCTCAAGCTCTTCCGGAAGAAAAAGCGGGAGTCGGGCCTGGAAAGGCCAAAGTTCAGGGTTACTGCCAGGAGGATAACCAAAGAGTTCCCGCTCAAAAGCCCGGAAATTCAGGCCAAGGTCGGTGAGTACATCCTCGAGAACGAGGAGAGCGAGGTTGATCTTCACGACTATGACATAGAGGTCGGCGTTGAGCTGATGGAGGGAAAGGCCTACATCTTCACAGATAAGATCAGGGCCTGGGGAGGACTCCCGATAGGGACGCAGGGCAAGGTGGTGGCACTGCTCAGCGGGGGTATAGACTCACCGGTCGCGGCCTTCTTGATGATGAAGCGCGGCGTTGAGGTCATTCCCGTCCACATCTACATGGGCGAGAAGACCCTTGAAAAGGTGCGCAAAATATGGAACCAGCTCAAAAAGTACCACTACGGCGGAAAGGCCGAGCTGATCGTCGTAAAGCCGCAGAACAGGGAGGAGATGCTGAAGAAGATCAGGGAGCTCGGGAAGGAGAAGTACACCTGCGTCCTGTGCAAGTTCATGATGGTGAGGCACGCTGACAGGATAGCGAAGGAGTTCGGCGCGAAGGGAATAGTAATGGGTGATTCGCTCGGCCAGGTGGCTTCCCAAACCCTCGAGAACATGTACATCGTCAGCCAGGCGAGCGATCTGCCGATCTACCGTCCGCTCATAGGCCTCGACAAGGAGGAGATCGTCGAAATAGCGAAGAAGATAGGTACGTTTGAACTTTCCACCCTTCCCGAGGATGAGATACCATTTATCCCGAAGCACCCTGTAATCAGGGGCTCATGGGAGGAATTTAAGAAGATATACAAGGCGATATTCGGCGAAGAGCCGAAGAAAGTGGAATGTTGAGGTGGTAGAATGAAACTGGCAAAGCTCGGCGGTTATACTGCACTCTCGCTTCCCATAATCTTTGTCATCGGGCTCGCCGTTGTGATACACCACAACAGCTGGTTTTCATTCACCAACAACGCCCTCAGCGATATGGGATCGCTTAAAAATCCCGCGAAATGGTGGTTCAACGTGTTCATAATGTTCTTTGCTATTGTAT is part of the Thermococcus stetteri genome and encodes:
- a CDS encoding DUF763 domain-containing protein, whose translation is MRNIADLPLHGGHVPAWLAQRMRKLTRLVLLLAVEEYGTKGLLERLSDPVWFHAFNNLIGMDWDSSGSTTVTAGMIKDALWKEELGVKAAGGKGKKSRATPEELKRIASLYELDPEPYVRTSRLVAKVDTVALQTDYQLYHHVFFLDEEGNWAVIQQGMNERERMARRFHWFDAETFTLDPHKAIAGLQREFALNTVSGEAREYQKTLLDVVQESPVKIERELESLKAIAKGYRPLIYYKPREPWEKDLIKRYESLGRFELNKRALEFARELSVSNYEEFLLLKGLGPSTLRALSLVLELVYDVHPSWKDPVTHPPDPFKFAYAVGGKDRVPFPIDKPAYDELISFLEELVSKYPEEKALVRNVTKITKNWKFPEDEKRAT
- a CDS encoding ATP-binding protein, with amino-acid sequence MPITFIDREKELAFMESLWQKENSFLPIYGRRRVGKTRLVKEFIRGKPSIYYLARNSTYRDNLLEFSRVALEAYPGSYLTPSSFSSFVDVFRYLSEKGKLIVVIDEFPYLIQSEKKVLSEFQYIVDEIVRNSKIHLILVGSSVGMMEEHVLSQKSPLYGRRDGQIRLQPLDFFSSWKLLGINVEEAVRIYGITGGIPAYLLLFNSFEDVKRVVFTKQGFLYAEGDFLLSSELREPRVYKLILKAVAEGRRRFNEISTFTGIPRSNLFKYVEILERLGFLRREVPVTARPKTKNTRYAIADNYMAFYFRFVERYRNEIELESLDFWEEFLEDYNRYLGEVFEGIAREFLLRLNKRGELPFRFTKIGRWWHKGEEIDLVSLNDRERKALFVEVKWKGLEEREARGILKDVERKAELVGLDGWEKRYGLVAKKVERKEGPRKEGWLVWDLEDFERLRE
- a CDS encoding damage-control phosphatase encodes the protein MKIHYECFACAANQCQRIVEMGTDDLELRKKGVIEAAKLMANISEDSVPAIFGSEVFLGVYKVIGNDDPFREYKELSNRLAQRVVSDLEKERIDLRTALKLAIIGNVIDFAVGYSPEKIEDDVKEMLQEELYIDHSEELFEALKSAETLLYLTDNCGEIYFDRLFLKKLKEAFPHLEIYIAGKEGPIINDATVEDLKRAGFEEIGKVVSTGTRIVGVPLDRVSDEFRSIFENVDVIIAKGQGNFETLSKIEDERVFYLLKAKCRPIARELGVPQGAMVCIRAR
- the serK gene encoding L-serine kinase SerK; its protein translation is MGVEKVPKYDIPVKKVEYVFIELDKMKPHEQLVQKELEAFIESVTGSGIFWKPMLLAKVPGEDMYLIVDGHHRWAGLQKLGAKRAPSVILDYFSDDVKVYTWYPAFKGDLNEVVERLKEEGLEVIEDPEAEEKAERGEIAFALVGEKSFAIPGSLEEQKKVSKVLDEMSVEGRIELIYYGLKEDAREDMAKGEIDYVFIRKAPTKEEVMELVKRGEVYSPKTTRHVLPFIPDMIDVKLEELF
- the thiI gene encoding tRNA uracil 4-sulfurtransferase ThiI, translated to MFNVVIVRYGEIGTKSRQTRRWFENILMNNIREALVSEGIDFKKVEAKHGRVIVRTNRAKEALEVLTRVFGIVSLSPAMEVDAELEKINKTALKLFRKKKRESGLERPKFRVTARRITKEFPLKSPEIQAKVGEYILENEESEVDLHDYDIEVGVELMEGKAYIFTDKIRAWGGLPIGTQGKVVALLSGGIDSPVAAFLMMKRGVEVIPVHIYMGEKTLEKVRKIWNQLKKYHYGGKAELIVVKPQNREEMLKKIRELGKEKYTCVLCKFMMVRHADRIAKEFGAKGIVMGDSLGQVASQTLENMYIVSQASDLPIYRPLIGLDKEEIVEIAKKIGTFELSTLPEDEIPFIPKHPVIRGSWEEFKKIYKAIFGEEPKKVEC
- a CDS encoding DUF835 domain-containing protein, which codes for MCMLRVFRPIMRMSKEDKSDNLYHFKIVHSLDEIPEERAVVIGRAGMKVPRRWKLIPVSSVKGYFGPRELHRILEGIVEHLKHDPDVPIVIACPEYLAIYNGFESVLKFLHLVRDYAILTGGRIYLVTDPMAWDPRQIALLRGLES
- a CDS encoding maleate cis-trans isomerase family protein, which produces MYGWRGRLGLIVPSSNTTMEMELHNYLPEGVSLHTSRMPLRNVTEEELVKMSSLAVESAKLLRDADVELILYGCTSGSFIGGKDYEKELEAKIEDEVKVPVISTSTAVIEALKILDAQSLLVITPYTDDINQREKEFLEANEFEVLDIRGLGIEDNLKIGRLEPYEAYRLAKASFLDEADAIFISCTNFRTFEIIEALEEDLSVPVVTSNQASLWLALREMDIMERIPELGRLFTEY
- the pfkC gene encoding ADP-specific phosphofructokinase → MVRELLEKARKLSMFTAYNTNVDTIVYLNGETVQRLIDEFGAEAVKKRIDEYPREINEPLDFVARLVHALKTGKPMAVPLVNEELQAWFDSHFKYDVERMGGQAGIIANLLANLDFKEVLVYTPHLAKRQAEMFVKKPNLFYPVVEDGKLVLKHPWEAYRENDPVKVNRIFEFRAGTTFRLGNETITVPFSGRFIVSARFESIRIYTEPELKPFLPEIGQRVDGAILSGYQGIKLRYSDGKDANYYLREAKKDILLLKREKDVKVHLEFASIQNRELRKKVIYNLFPLVDSVGMDEAEIAYVLSALGYDRLAERIFTYNRIEDAALGGKILIDEMNLELLQIHTIYYIMYIAHADNPLSEAELRQSLELATTLAASRASLGDIMSPDQISVGMNVPYNERGEHVKLRFEEAKRKLRTREYKLVIIPTRLVQNPVSTVGLGDTISTGAFTSYLAMLREKGEL